A region of Solanum dulcamara chromosome 7, daSolDulc1.2, whole genome shotgun sequence DNA encodes the following proteins:
- the LOC129893980 gene encoding protein STRICTOSIDINE SYNTHASE-LIKE 11-like — translation MTTLKEEEANHYFIDYTNLETISITKTIFLLQIWILLYVSSSVAHCQFPALRKLQLPLRVVGPESVAFDKKGDGPYTGVADGRIIKYQGPKLGFTDFAITSPNRTNKRCDGTNDLKSQRICGNPLGLEFYDKTGDLYTVDAYYGLLVVGPTRDDFGQKLGGLATQLVTSFEGTRVGFLDALNIDQKTGVIYFVDAGAIFRIGDRTTIAESGDTSGRLFKYDIATKQVTLLLRGLSGPVGLSLSKDSSYVLITEYIAQRTRRFWLKGPKANSSDVFRKVEGIPDNIRTALGDFGVAIANTKQNTTYSIGQRINQLGKIVETRNFTAQYNDTPLGLTLVQEYKGKLYIGSLDQNFIGVYRAFVQNVIGVYTV, via the exons ATGACCACTCTAAAAGAGGAAGAAGCTA atcattattttattgattACACCAACTTGGAAACAATCTCAATTACGAAAACAATATTCCTTCTCCAGATTTGGATATTGCTATATGTTTCCTCCAGTGTTGCTCACTGTCAATTCCCAGCACTTAGGAAGCTCCAACTTCCATTACGAGTCGTTGGCCCTGAATCTGTTGCTTTCGATAAAAAAGGTGACGGACCTTACACTGGTGTTGCAGATGGCAGAATAATCAAATATCAAGGTCCAAAACTTGGCTTCACTGATTTTGCTATAACATCACCAAATAG GACCAATAAAAGATGTGATGGCACAAATGACCTAAAATCACAACGAATATGTGGGAACCCGTTGGGCCTTGAGTTTTACGACAAAACTGGAGACCTCTACACAGTTGATGCATATTATGGACTTTTGGTGGTTGGACCAACCAGA GATGATTTTGGCCAAAAACTCGGAGGACTTGCTACACAGCTTGTTACTAGCTTTGAGGGTACTCGTGTTGGCTTTCTCGATGCACTAAACATTGACCAGAAAACCGGAGTCATTTATTTTGTAGATGCAGGAGCAATATTCCGAATTGG TGACAGGACTACAATAGCTGAAAGTGGAGATACATCAGGGAGATTGTTCAAGTATGATATAGCAACAAAACAGGTCACATTATTGCTAAGAGGACTTTCAGGGCCAGTAGGATTGTCACTCAGCAAAGATAGTTCATATGTCTTGATCACGGAATATATAGCTCAAAGAACTCGGAGGTTTTGGCTCAAAGGTCCAAAAGCAAATTCATCCGATGTTTTCAGAAAGGTTGAAGGAATTCCAGATAACATAAGGACTGCGTTGGGGGACTTTGGGGTGGCTATTGCCAACACGAAACAAAATACTACATATTCGATAGGACAAAGGATCAATCAGTTGGGAAAGATTGTGGAAACACGTAATTTCACAGCTCAATATAATGATACTCCTCTTGGCCTTACTTTAGTTCAAGAATATAAAGGCAAGCTTTATATTGGGTCTTTAGACCAGAACTTCATTGGTGTTTACAGAGCATTTGTCCAGAACGTCATTGGAGTTTACACAGTTTGA